From a region of the Blochmannia endosymbiont of Camponotus modoc genome:
- the pyk gene encoding pyruvate kinase, translating to MSQQLRRTKIIATLGPATDKGNNLEKIIISGANIVRLNFSHGKTQEHFFRAEKVREIASKLSIYIAILGDLQGPKIRISTFQGNKIYLKSGDNFLIDAMMTNNNKGNHKCVGVDYKELDQDVHPEDLLLLDDGKIQLKVIKIHNTKIYTKVIIGGMLYNNKGLNKLGGGLSAKVLTNKDKIDIITAAQIGVDYLAISFPRSSIDLNCARKLIVDAGSHAKIISKIERAEVVASDETIDDIIHASDAVMVARGDLGVEIGEPELVGVQKKIIQRAHALNRAVITATQMMESMIHNSMPTRAEVMDVANAVLDGTDAVMLSAETATGQYPSETVAAMANVCLGAEKISKINFLSDINQKKKFDDIEEAIAISAMYTANHLTGVSAIIVLTEFERTTLLMSRINSKLPIFALSQHKHILNIVTLYKGVIPIYFNRTGNNVIDAKYASNLLRDKGLLLSGELVVVIQNDIYNKCDVINISHILQVE from the coding sequence ATGTCTCAACAATTGAGAAGAACTAAAATTATCGCTACTTTAGGTCCTGCTACAGATAAAGGTAACAATCTTGAAAAAATAATTATCTCAGGAGCAAATATCGTACGACTAAATTTTTCTCATGGAAAAACACAAGAACACTTTTTCCGAGCAGAAAAAGTACGCGAAATCGCTTCCAAACTAAGTATATATATTGCTATTCTTGGAGATTTACAAGGCCCTAAAATCCGTATCTCAACTTTTCAAGGAAACAAAATATATTTAAAATCTGGAGATAACTTTTTAATTGATGCCATGATGACAAACAATAATAAAGGTAATCACAAATGCGTAGGTGTTGATTACAAAGAACTCGATCAAGACGTGCACCCAGAAGATTTACTTCTATTAGATGATGGGAAAATTCAATTAAAAGTTATAAAAATCCATAACACTAAAATATATACTAAAGTAATTATTGGCGGTATGTTATACAACAATAAAGGCTTAAACAAATTAGGAGGAGGACTTTCAGCGAAAGTCTTAACAAACAAGGATAAAATTGATATTATCACCGCGGCTCAAATTGGAGTTGACTACCTAGCAATATCATTTCCTCGTAGCAGTATAGATTTAAATTGTGCACGAAAATTAATTGTCGATGCTGGTAGTCATGCAAAAATTATTTCTAAAATAGAACGCGCAGAAGTAGTTGCATCTGACGAAACAATAGATGATATCATTCACGCATCAGACGCAGTAATGGTAGCTCGAGGAGATTTAGGAGTAGAAATTGGAGAACCAGAACTAGTGGGTGTGCAAAAAAAAATAATACAAAGAGCACACGCTCTTAATCGAGCAGTCATTACCGCAACTCAAATGATGGAATCTATGATTCATAATTCTATGCCTACTCGCGCAGAAGTAATGGACGTAGCTAATGCAGTATTGGATGGTACTGACGCAGTTATGTTATCCGCTGAAACTGCTACAGGTCAATATCCATCTGAAACTGTAGCAGCTATGGCTAATGTATGTTTAGGTGCCGAAAAAATTTCAAAAATCAATTTTTTATCAGACATCAACCAAAAAAAAAAATTTGATGATATCGAAGAAGCTATCGCTATATCTGCAATGTATACTGCCAATCACCTAACAGGAGTAAGTGCTATTATCGTTTTGACTGAATTTGAACGTACTACGTTATTAATGTCTCGTATCAATTCAAAATTACCTATTTTTGCTTTATCCCAACACAAACACATCTTAAATATAGTTACTCTTTACAAAGGAGTTATCCCTATTTATTTTAATAGAACAGGGAATAACGTGATAGATGCCAAATATGCTAGTAATTTATTACGCGACAAAGGACTTCTTCTATCTGGTGAATTAGTAGTTGTGATACAAAATGATATATACAATAAATGTGATGTAATTAATATTAGTCACATTTTACAAGTAGAATAA
- the zwf gene encoding glucose-6-phosphate dehydrogenase: protein MRLTSITQACNLIIFGAKGDLARRKLFPSLYQLEKIGAIHPDTRIIGVGRAEWNLVMYIEVVYVALKTFMPDPIDESLWHVFRARLDFCNLDVYQTERFVLLLDKLKSIDIETVNYLAMPPDTFGVICKGLSTIGLNKKSNRVVIEKPLGTNLASARIINAQISEYFEEKQIYRIDHYLGKETVLNLLALRFANYLFSSNWDNNTIDHVQITVAEEVGIEGRWKYFDSVGQMRDMIQSHLLQILTIIAMSPPTDLSADCIRDEKVKVLHSLRKISCNNVHDVTVRGQYTAGFIQGKPVPGYLEEEGANKSSNTETFVSICVNIDDWRWTGVPFYLRTGKRLPIKCSEIVIFFKKPMINLFPDSYKDLPNNKLTIRLQPDEGIDIQILNKVPGLGHKHQLHTTKLNLSFYKDFCPEHVVDAYERLLLETMRGIQALFVRCDEIEGAWKWVDSIVQAWELENNAPKLYQAGTWGPTDSVTMIAKDGRFWNEYKFYT, encoded by the coding sequence ATGAGATTAACATCTATCACTCAAGCATGTAATTTAATTATTTTTGGAGCAAAAGGTGATTTGGCACGCAGAAAACTGTTTCCATCATTATATCAATTAGAAAAAATAGGCGCTATTCATCCCGACACACGTATTATAGGAGTAGGCCGTGCAGAGTGGAATCTTGTTATGTATATTGAAGTTGTATATGTTGCTTTAAAAACATTTATGCCAGATCCCATTGATGAATCGCTATGGCATGTGTTTAGAGCACGACTTGATTTTTGTAATTTAGATGTATATCAAACTGAACGATTCGTTTTGTTGTTAGATAAGCTAAAAAGCATAGACATAGAGACAGTAAATTATCTTGCTATGCCTCCTGATACGTTTGGTGTTATATGTAAAGGGTTAAGCACCATTGGATTAAATAAAAAATCAAATCGTGTAGTTATAGAAAAACCGTTGGGTACTAATTTAGCTTCTGCTCGTATTATTAATGCGCAGATATCAGAATATTTTGAGGAAAAGCAAATTTATCGCATTGATCATTATTTAGGAAAAGAAACAGTTTTGAACTTATTGGCATTGCGTTTTGCAAATTATTTATTTTCTTCAAATTGGGATAATAATACTATTGATCACGTGCAGATCACTGTGGCGGAAGAAGTAGGTATTGAAGGTCGTTGGAAATATTTTGATTCGGTAGGGCAAATGCGTGATATGATACAAAGTCATTTATTACAGATTTTGACTATCATAGCTATGTCACCCCCAACTGATTTAAGCGCTGATTGTATTCGAGATGAAAAAGTTAAAGTGCTTCATTCGTTGAGGAAAATTAGTTGTAATAATGTACATGATGTTACGGTGCGCGGACAATATACGGCTGGTTTTATTCAAGGGAAACCAGTGCCTGGTTATTTAGAAGAAGAAGGGGCTAATAAAAGCAGCAATACTGAAACATTTGTATCTATTTGTGTCAACATAGATGATTGGCGTTGGACTGGTGTTCCATTTTATCTACGTACTGGGAAAAGGTTACCAATTAAATGTTCTGAAATTGTAATTTTTTTTAAAAAACCAATGATTAATTTATTTCCTGATTCGTATAAAGACTTGCCTAACAATAAGTTGACTATTCGATTACAGCCAGACGAAGGGATAGATATTCAGATTTTGAATAAAGTACCCGGATTAGGCCATAAACATCAATTACATACTACCAAATTAAATTTAAGTTTTTATAAAGATTTTTGTCCAGAACATGTAGTCGATGCATATGAACGATTATTGTTAGAGACTATGCGCGGTATCCAAGCATTATTTGTTCGTTGTGATGAAATAGAAGGTGCTTGGAAATGGGTTGATTCTATTGTGCAAGCTTGGGAATTGGAAAATAATGCCCCTAAGCTTTATCAAGCTGGTACTTGGGGCCCTACAGATTCTGTAACTATGATTGCTAAAGATGGTCGTTTTTGGAATGAATATAAATTTTATACGTAA